The nucleotide sequence GCTTCCTGTTCTTGATTGACATGTATTCCAATCCCAATTAGTAAATTAAATCAGGTAGGTAGGTAGGTTGGTCCCTGAGTCCAACTCCAACCACGCATGCATCAACGCGTGTACTAATTCCTGCCATTACCCCCATTCATTAGTAACCTAATTGCCCCTTCATTAACCCCCACACGAAACCGTACTACGACCTTGTCCCCTCCAATCCAATCCTCCATCAGGTTAAGGTTGGTGTGGAATGGAATGCCCGAATGGTGGACTGGTACGGTGGTGGCCGCCCTTCTCCTGCATGCCACCTATATAAACGCACGCACCAGCAGCCTGTGCACTCATCGGCCGCCACgctgctttgccttgcctcctcctcctctctctctcgtcGAGCCGTCTCGCCACTTCCATCGATCGATCGCCATCATATCGCCATGTCTAGCCTCACCACGGCCGGCAGCAGCATGGAGGAGCAGTACTACTCCGTGCCCGTGTCCGCGGAGGAGGTCGGCACGCACCTGTCCCTGGggatcggcggcggcagcggaggaggaggagctaagaGCCTGTGGCTAGCACCGCCGCCGCGGACGGTGCAGCTGTTCGGCGAGGTGCTGTCGGTGCAGGACGATGATCTTCGTGACGGTGACGAAGCGCAAGCACTTCAGCACCACCGGGGCCGGCCGACtggggcggcggcgacggcgagcaggaagaagaagagagacgcAGACGccggcggtggcaccgccacagCCGCTGCTGCTGATAGGCATCAGAGTAAGAAGTCCAAGACGACGTGccgcgacgacggcgacggcggcggcggcggcgggaggaagAAGCTCCGGCTCACCGCCGCGCAGGCCACCATGCTCGAGGACAGCTTCCGCGCCCACAACATCCTCTCTCACGTATGTCGTATGCATGCATAATTCTTCATTCATCTCTTCCATTCCTCAATTCAGTTCATCGACTAATCAAATGCAAATTCGTTGATGAATCGAATCGGATCGAGCAGGGAGAGAAGCAGGAGCTGGCGCGGCGTGTGGGGCTGAGCGCGCGGCAGGTGGACGTGTGGTTCCAGAACCGGCGGGCGCGGACCAAGCTCAAGCAGACAGAGGTCGACTGCGACCTGCTGCGACGCTGGTGCGACCGCCTCACCGACGACAACGCCCGCCTCAGGAGGGACCTCGCCGACCACCGCCGGGCGGCGGCTTCGTCCACGAGCCTGGTCGCCGCCGTCTAAGAAACTGTGATATGTGAATGTATCGGACATTTCGACTTCGATTCTAGGAATGTATGAAAATGTGACGGTATCGGACAAGTTTTGGACTTTGATTTTGTGAATGTAAGAAACTGTGACGATGTATAGATGTGAACTGTGAATGTATGAATTATAAAACTGTGAACTGTTATCTGTTTGTGAAACTGTGATTCTGTTAATGCAAAGGGTAACAGACCGCGGGCTGGCATGGCCGGCGCCGACAAGCAGCAGCTCGCTGTCGTCGCCGGCGGCGGCAACATGCTGGCGTAGTAGTAACGTTCAGTTGACTCGCCATGTCACCTGACCTCATGACTATATATGGCCaacgggctggcccggcccggcacggcaTGGGCCTGTGCCAGCAAGGCCCGATAGCCAACGGGTCGGCACGACACGGCCCTATGGGCCGATTTCCGTGCTGGGCCAGCCCGCGAAGCACGGCCAGAATCAtgggccgtgccagcccgcggCATGTTACCCTTTACATTCACAGAATCACAGTTTCACAAACAGATAACAGTTCACAGTTTTATAATTCATACATTCACAGTTCACATCAATACATCATCACAGTTTCTTACATTCACAAAATCAAAGTCTAAAACTTGTCCGATGCAGTCACATTTTCATACATTCATAGAATCAAAGTCGAAATGTCCGATACATTCACAGATCACAGTTTCATACATTCACTGATTCACAGAATCAAAGTCTAAAGCCGACAGACAACATAAATAACCAAAATGAGCTGTttagtgcaatgctgcctcattaaaaacatttttaggtaaaactcacccttgtgagaaaccctagagaGAAAAAAAGAGCGCAGTCAGCTCTTAATTAACCATTGTTCAAATGATAGACAAGTCTTTCACAGTCACACACACCCTTTCACAGTCACAAATCACACACACACTCAGGAGGCAAGTCTTAACCTCAGTACCTCACTAAGTACCAGGAGCACCACCAGCAGGTCCAtcttcatcaaggtacaagttctgGAATGAGTCTTCAAGTTCTTGGTTCTCAACAGCATGC is from Miscanthus floridulus cultivar M001 chromosome 7, ASM1932011v1, whole genome shotgun sequence and encodes:
- the LOC136465156 gene encoding putative homeobox-leucine zipper protein HOX26; translation: MSSLTTAGSSMEEQYYSVPVSAEEVGTHLSLGIGGGSGGGGAKSLWLAPPPRTVQLFGEVLSVQDDDLRDGDEAQALQHHRGRPTGAAATASRKKKRDADAGGGTATAAAADRHQSKKSKTTCRDDGDGGGGGGRKKLRLTAAQATMLEDSFRAHNILSHGEKQELARRVGLSARQVDVWFQNRRARTKLKQTEVDCDLLRRWCDRLTDDNARLRRDLADHRRAAASSTSLGNRPRAGMAGADKQQLAVVAGGGNMLA